Genomic DNA from Thermus amyloliquefaciens:
CTTGGCGGCGGCGGGCTGGATGCCGTAGTAGTCTGCCGGCAGGGTGGCGAGGAAGTTCCCCACCTCCCGCACCGTGAGGGCGGAGAAGGTGGTCGTGGTGGCCTGGGCCAGCACCGGAAGGACCAACAAAAGACCTAGCCAAGCGAGCTTCTTCATGCCTTTCATCACACACCTCCTTTGCATTCCCTAGGGGCTTCGGCCCCTAAAGGCCAAGACCTTGCCACTGGCCAGCAAAGACCAAAAGCGCCCGAAGGCCGGCAGCCGCCAGGAGCCCCGCCCAGGGGGAAAGCCGCTCCCGCCAGAAGGTTCCCAGACCCAAGAGGAGGAAGAGGCCGTAGAGGAGGCCGCCTTCCTCCCAAAGGTGCTCCCGAGCCTCCGGAGAGAGGGTGAGGGGGTAGAGGAGGGCGAGGAGGAGGGAGGCGCCAACCAACAGGCGCAACGGATAAAAGGCCCAGGGGCTCTTTAGAAGCGCCGCCACCCCCAGGGTGAGGGCTAGGGCGGTGAGGGGGAAGAGCCCAGCCATGAGGGCGTTCCAAAGCGGGCGGTTGCCGTTTACCGTCAGGGCCATTCCTGGATAGGCGAGGGCCACCAGGCTGAAGACGAGGAGGGCCCAGCTCAGGACCCGCTTTGGCCCCTTCCCCAGGTGGAGGAGGCCGGCGGTGAGGAAGCCCAGGGCAAGCCCCCAGGCGCCCCACCAGATGGGGCTTTGCGGACGGAAGGAGAGGAAGAGCCAGACATGGCTGAAGCGGAAGCGGGCGGGAGACTCGGCCCAGAGGACGAAGAGGTCTAGGGCGATGAAGAGAAGGGCGAGGAGGGTGTAACGCCGGGCCTCCTCGTGCTCCTTGAGGTGGAGAAGGGCGGCGAGAAGGGCCGTGCCCCCCGCCAGCCCCACCAGGACGAAGTGAAGGGCATTGGTCCAGTGCCAAAACTCCCCGGCGTTGGGAAGGCCGTAGAACTCAGTCATGGCGCACCTCGCTTTCCCGGGTGAGCCCCTTCTTGGATGGGGCGTTGAGGTAGAAGAGCTTGGGCCTTGTGCCCTGCTCGGGCCGGAGCACGTCCACCCGATCCGCTGCTTTGAGGGCTTGGGATACGGGGCTTTCCGGGTCGTCCAGATCCCCAAAGGTGCGGCAGTACGTGGGGCAGGTTTCCACGCAAGCAGGGAGGCGCCCCTTCTCCAGCCGGTGGGCGCAGAAGGTGCACTTGCTCACGTAGCCCGCAGGATGCAGGTAGCGGGCATCGTAGGGGCAGGCGGCGATGCAGGCCCCACAGGCGATGCACTTCTTTGGGTCCACGAGCACTAACCCGTCCTTGGTCTGGTAGCTGGCCCCTGTGGGGCAGACGGGGACACAAGGGGGGTTTTCGCAGTGCAGGCACTGTTCGGGGCGGAACTCCACCACCAGGTCCGGGTAGGTGCCCAGTTCCCGCTCCCGAATCCAAAGGTTGAAGACCCCGGGGGGCACCTGGTTTTCCATCTTGCAGGCCACGGCGCAGGCGGCGCAGCCCACGCAGAGGCTTAGGTCTATGGCCATGGCGTAGCGGGGCATCACATCCTCCTTTCGTCAAAGGGGCGTTTGGCCAAGGAAACCAGGCTGGGCAGGCGGGGTTTTTCCGTCTTCTCCAGCTTGACGAAGTTGACCCGGAGGCCGGCGCCGCCGGAGATGGGGTCCAGCTTGTAGCGGGTCTGGAGGTAGGTGTCCGAGGCCCCCCGCCCGTGGGCCACCTTCATGAGAGGGGCTTTGTGGCCGAAGCCGTGGACGATGTAGACGCAGTCTTTGCGTATCCTCTCCGTGGCCTTCACCCGCACGGGGCCCTCCTTGACCCCGTCCTGGTTCACCAACATCACGTAGTCTCCGCTCTTCAGGCCCAGCTTTTGGGCCTCCTCCCGGTGGATCCAGACCTCGTTTTCCGGGTCCATCTCCATGAGGACCCAGTTGTTTTGCGTGCGGGCGAAGGTGTGCACGGGGCTACGGCCATAGAGGAGGCGGTAGAAGCCAGGGGGGGGTTCCTCCGGTGGGGTAAAGACGGGCAAGGGCTGGTGGCCTGCGGCTTTGAAGGCCTGGCAGTAGAGCTCGATCTTCCCAGAAGGGGTGCCAAAGGGAAGCCGGCCCTCCTTTTCCCAGTCCTCCAGCCAAGGCTTGCCCTTCTGCACCAGGGTGCCCATGGTCTTCAGGGTTTCCAGATCAAAGCCGATGCTCTGCAGGCGGGTGTTCAGGTACTCCTCGATGTCCTTCCAGGGGAAGAAGGCCTCCAGGCTCAGCCTCAGGCCCAGCTCCCGGGCGATCCACCAGCCGGGCTTGGTGTCAAAGAGGGGTTCGTGGGCGGGGACGCGGAGCTGGATGAAGGGGGTCTTGTGGGCCACGGCCACCAGGTCGTCGTAGCGCTCCAGGTAGGTGGCCTCGGGCAGGATCACGTCCGCCCACATCACGTGCTCCTGGGGCAGGACGTCGATGGCCACGTAGAGGTCAAGCTTCCGGAGAGCCTCCTTGGTGCGGGGTACGTTGGGGATGGCGTGGAAGAGGTTCACCCCGTAGGCGATGAGCCCCCGGATGGGGTAGGGCTCCCCGGTGATCATGGGCTCAATGAGTTCCTGGATGGCGGTGGTGCGGGCGAAGAACTTGCCCTTGTCGGCCCGGGGTTTGTAGCCTTCGGGCTCGTGGTCTCCACCGGAAGGCCCGGAGCACCCGCCGGCCGCGGGTTCCAAGGGGAGGGGCGGGGTGGGGTATTTTTCCAGGTAAGGGGTTTGGGCGATGTAGAAGCCGCCCGGCCGCCCGTAGTTCCCCAGGAGGATGTTGACGTAGTAAAGGGCCATCATGCGGTAGGTGTCATCCCCGTACCACACGGTGTGCCGGGTGGGGGGGAGGACCGCCTTGGGCTTGTGGGCCGCCATCTCCCGGGCCACCTGGCGGATGGTTTCCGCGGGGATTTCCGTGTGCTTTTCGGCCCACTCGGGGGTGAAGTCCTTGACGTGAGCCTTGAGCTCCTCAAAGCCCGTGGTGTATTTGGCCACGTACTCCTGGTCGTAGAGGCCCTCGTAGATGAGCACGTGGATCCAAGCCAGGAGCAGGGCGGTGTCGGTGCCGGGCTTGATGGGAAGCCACAGGTGGGCCTTGGCCGCGGCGGTGGAGTGGCGGGGGTCCACCACCACCAGCTTGGCCCCCCGCTTCAGGGCCAGGGCGAAGTCCTGGAGCTGGGTGTTGTGGGTGTCCTCGCCGATGTGGTGGCCGATGAGGACGATGTAGCGGGCGTTCTCCCAGTCCACGGGTTCGTGGCCGCCGATGGGACGGCCGAAGACCCACTGGGAGGCCACCTCCCGGGGAGCGGTGCAGATGGCCACGGAGGGCTTGGCGGCGTTGGGGCTACCCCAGGCGGCGGGGAGGAAGTCCACGAACCAGGAGTCCCCGGTGCCATGGCCGAAGAAGGCGATGGCCTCGGGGCCGTATTTCTCCTTGATCTCCAGCATCTTTTTGGCCACGTGGTCCAAGGCCTCCTCCCAGGTGGCCACCCGGTACTTGCCCTCGCCCCGTTCGCTGCCCTCCACCCGGATGAGGGGGCGCTTCAGGCGGTCGGGGTCGTAGGTGGTCTGGGGCATGCCCTGGCCCCGGGGACAGAGGCGGCCCCGGCTTTTGGGGTTGGCCTCGTACCCCTCCACCTTGTAGACCCGGTTGCCCACCGCGTGGGCCACGATGCCGCAGCGCCAGAAGCAACCCTCGCAGATCTGGTAGACGCTCCGCACCTCCTGGGCGTACCAGGGGGCCTTGAGGGCCCGGGCCGGACCGCTCCCCTTGAGGGCCAGGGCCCCTACCCCCAGGCCCAGGGCGCTAAGCTTGAGAAACTCCCTTCTTTGCATGCAGGGCCTCCTTTAGCAAGTCCACCAGCTGGGCGTAGAAGCCGGTGGGGTCGTGGTCCTTGACTGCCTGGGTGAAGCCTTCCAACCAGGGCAGCAGAAACTCCGTCGCCGCCCGCTGGGCCAGCTCGGGCCGCACGGGGCTGAGAAGGGCGATGGCCTCCCCTAGGGCCGCCAGGTGGTCGGGCAGGTCCCGCCACGAGTCCTGCACCTCGAGGCCCCCCTCCCGGTAGAGCTCCAGGAGGCGGTACAGGGAGGGCCCCAGGAGCTGCCCGTCCAGGGCGTAGCCCGCATAGGGCGGGGCGGGCACCCCTTTGGGGTTAGCCACGAAGAGGGCGGTGTAGGCGGCCTGAAGCTCCTCTGGGAGCACCCGGGGCAGGGCCACCGGGTGGCCGGTGAGCTCCTCTAAGGCCTCCTCCAGGGTGCCCGCGGCCAGCTCCCGGAAGAGGGCCTCGCCCGGGGGGGCGAAGAGGCTTGCGGTGACCCAGCCCAGGAGTTCCATGCTTCACCTCCTGGCCTCAGGGTAGGGCTTGCACCTTGTTTCACAAGACAGAGGGCTTTACCCCGGGGGTGTCGGAAGGCTTCCTAAGGCAAATGTCCTGGGGAAGGGGGTCCCAAAAGGGCCCTGGCCTGGGCGTGCCGCCCTGGGAACCCGGGGCTCGCCCCTAAGAAGGGGCTTTAGGCCAGCCCGTGCTCCCGGGCCCAACGCACCAGGTCGGGGGTGTCCATGAGGCCCAGCTTGTTCAGGGCCCGCCCCTTGTAGGTGGAGGCGGTCTTTACCGATACCCCCAGGCGCTCGGCCACCTGGGAGAGGGAGTAGCCTTGGGCCAAGAGGGCCACCACCGCCTTTTCCCTTTCGGAAAGGACCTCGGGGCTGGGGGTGGCCTGGCCCTCGAGGAGGGCCTCGGTGAGGCTTGGGTGGAGGTAGCGCAGGCCCCTTGCCAAGCGCTCCAGGGCCTCGAGGAGCTCCTGGTCCAGGGCGTGCTTGGGAAGGTATCCCTTGGCCCCGAGCTGGAAGGCCCGGGCCACGTAGGCGGGTTCGTCGTGCATGGAGACCACCAGCACTTTGGCCCGCTGAGCCAGCTTCGGTAAAGCCTCAAGACCCCCCATGCCGGGCAGGTTCAGGTCCAGGAGGACCATTTCCGCCTCCCAGGGGGCGTCAAGGGCCTCCTCGGCGCTGGCGAACTCCGCCGCCACCTCGTGGCCCCCCTCCTCCAGGAGGAGCCTAAGCCCCTTCCGGACCAGATGGTGGTCCTCCACCAGCACCACCCTCATACGGGCACCCCGAACTCCACCCGCGTTCCCTGGCCGGGGGCGGCGTGGACCTGGAGGCTTCCCCCTAGCCCTTGGATGCGCTCCTGCATACCCAGAAGCCCCACGGAGGGGGGGGTCTTTTCCGGGTCAAAGCCCACCCCATCGTCCTCCACCACCCCGAAGAGCCGGTCCCCCTGCCGCCACAGCCGCACCTTCACCCTCTTGGCCTTGGCGTGTCGCAGGACGTTGGTGAGGGCCTCTTGCACCACCCGGAAGAGGGCCACCTCCTTTTCCTTGGTCAGGGGGGGTACCTCCAGGTGGGCTTCCACCTGGAGGCCGTTTTTGGCGTAGGCCTCCAGGTAGCGTTTTAGGGCCTCCTCCAGCCCCAGGTCGTCCAAAAGGGGCATGCGCAGCTCCCGGGAAAGCTTCCGCACCTCCTCCAGGGCCTCCGCCACCCGCATGCGGGCCTCGGGGAGTTTCTCGCGGCGCTTCTCCGCCACCTTCAGGGTGAGGAGGGCGGCGGTGAGGAGGCTCCCCACCCCGTCGTGAAGCTCCCGGCCCACCCGGCGCCTTTCCTCCTCCTGGGCCCAGAGGAGCCTCCCGGAAAGCTCCAGCCCCGGGCGCTTCAGGGCCAGGAGGAGGAGGGCGGGGAGGGCTTCGGGGGGCTTCTGCCCCTCGTTCAGGCTCAGGACCACCACCGCCAGGGTCTTTTCCCCCTGCCGGATGGGTAAGGCCACGAGGGGTCCCTCCTCCACCTTCTCCCCCTGGACCAGGACCGCCTCCGCCAGGTGGCGGGAGCGGGCCACCAAGGGGCAGGAGGTGCGGCAGGCCTGCATCTGCAAAAGGCTTAGGTCCTCGCCCACCCAGTAGGC
This window encodes:
- a CDS encoding response regulator, producing MRVVLVEDHHLVRKGLRLLLEEGGHEVAAEFASAEEALDAPWEAEMVLLDLNLPGMGGLEALPKLAQRAKVLVVSMHDEPAYVARAFQLGAKGYLPKHALDQELLEALERLARGLRYLHPSLTEALLEGQATPSPEVLSEREKAVVALLAQGYSLSQVAERLGVSVKTASTYKGRALNKLGLMDTPDLVRWAREHGLA
- a CDS encoding TorD/DmsD family molecular chaperone; the encoded protein is MELLGWVTASLFAPPGEALFRELAAGTLEEALEELTGHPVALPRVLPEELQAAYTALFVANPKGVPAPPYAGYALDGQLLGPSLYRLLELYREGGLEVQDSWRDLPDHLAALGEAIALLSPVRPELAQRAATEFLLPWLEGFTQAVKDHDPTGFYAQLVDLLKEALHAKKGVSQA
- a CDS encoding molybdopterin-dependent oxidoreductase; the encoded protein is MQRREFLKLSALGLGVGALALKGSGPARALKAPWYAQEVRSVYQICEGCFWRCGIVAHAVGNRVYKVEGYEANPKSRGRLCPRGQGMPQTTYDPDRLKRPLIRVEGSERGEGKYRVATWEEALDHVAKKMLEIKEKYGPEAIAFFGHGTGDSWFVDFLPAAWGSPNAAKPSVAICTAPREVASQWVFGRPIGGHEPVDWENARYIVLIGHHIGEDTHNTQLQDFALALKRGAKLVVVDPRHSTAAAKAHLWLPIKPGTDTALLLAWIHVLIYEGLYDQEYVAKYTTGFEELKAHVKDFTPEWAEKHTEIPAETIRQVAREMAAHKPKAVLPPTRHTVWYGDDTYRMMALYYVNILLGNYGRPGGFYIAQTPYLEKYPTPPLPLEPAAGGCSGPSGGDHEPEGYKPRADKGKFFARTTAIQELIEPMITGEPYPIRGLIAYGVNLFHAIPNVPRTKEALRKLDLYVAIDVLPQEHVMWADVILPEATYLERYDDLVAVAHKTPFIQLRVPAHEPLFDTKPGWWIARELGLRLSLEAFFPWKDIEEYLNTRLQSIGFDLETLKTMGTLVQKGKPWLEDWEKEGRLPFGTPSGKIELYCQAFKAAGHQPLPVFTPPEEPPPGFYRLLYGRSPVHTFARTQNNWVLMEMDPENEVWIHREEAQKLGLKSGDYVMLVNQDGVKEGPVRVKATERIRKDCVYIVHGFGHKAPLMKVAHGRGASDTYLQTRYKLDPISGGAGLRVNFVKLEKTEKPRLPSLVSLAKRPFDERRM
- a CDS encoding 4Fe-4S dicluster domain-containing protein; the encoded protein is MPRYAMAIDLSLCVGCAACAVACKMENQVPPGVFNLWIRERELGTYPDLVVEFRPEQCLHCENPPCVPVCPTGASYQTKDGLVLVDPKKCIACGACIAACPYDARYLHPAGYVSKCTFCAHRLEKGRLPACVETCPTYCRTFGDLDDPESPVSQALKAADRVDVLRPEQGTRPKLFYLNAPSKKGLTRESEVRHD
- a CDS encoding sensor histidine kinase, yielding MDCLRLAEALVGARGRQEVFRRALAALEEAGVIRCGEAYWVGEDLSLLQMQACRTSCPLVARSRHLAEAVLVQGEKVEEGPLVALPIRQGEKTLAVVVLSLNEGQKPPEALPALLLLALKRPGLELSGRLLWAQEEERRRVGRELHDGVGSLLTAALLTLKVAEKRREKLPEARMRVAEALEEVRKLSRELRMPLLDDLGLEEALKRYLEAYAKNGLQVEAHLEVPPLTKEKEVALFRVVQEALTNVLRHAKAKRVKVRLWRQGDRLFGVVEDDGVGFDPEKTPPSVGLLGMQERIQGLGGSLQVHAAPGQGTRVEFGVPV